A DNA window from Streptomyces sp. CA-278952 contains the following coding sequences:
- a CDS encoding cellulase family glycosylhydrolase gives MRPATSTARHRQSPLNVLLKSLAALLGVVLLGALGPAAAQARPAGAEAAATGLHVSDGRLLEANGNDFVMRGVNHAHTWYPGETQSLADIKAFGANTVRVVLSDGHRWTRNGPDEVAGIIDDCKTNRLICVLEVHDTTGYGEDAAAGTLDHAADYWISLKDVLAGEEDYVIINIGNEPWGNTDPAGWTAPTTAAVQKLRGAGFAHTIMVDAPNWGQDWQGVMRANAQAVYDADTTGNLIFSIHMYSVYSTPQAITDYLQAFVDAGLPLLIGEFGGPADQWGDPDEDTMMATAEALDLGYLAWSWSGNTDPILDLAIDFDPSRLSSWGERVLHGTNGIAQTSREATVFGGGGNPGDTEAPTAPGAPIASMVTATSTILTWPAASDNVAVAGYDVVRVSGSAETAAVSSATTRATVTGLTADTAYTFAVYARDAAGNRSARSATVNVTTDKGGPAPGVSCSVGYRVVGEWPGGFQGEITIRNTGTTAINGWNLAFAFVNGQKLSNLWGGTATQSGPTVSVAPAGYTAVITANGSIVLGFTGTKSTTNTAPTAFTLSGNTCTTA, from the coding sequence GTGAGACCAGCAACGAGTACGGCACGTCACCGGCAGAGCCCCTTGAACGTCCTGCTGAAAAGCCTGGCCGCCCTTCTCGGCGTCGTCCTGCTGGGCGCGCTCGGCCCCGCCGCTGCCCAGGCCCGGCCCGCCGGGGCAGAAGCCGCGGCCACGGGCCTGCACGTCAGCGACGGCCGCCTGTTGGAGGCCAACGGCAACGACTTCGTCATGCGCGGTGTCAACCACGCGCACACCTGGTACCCCGGCGAGACGCAGTCGCTGGCCGACATCAAGGCCTTCGGAGCCAACACCGTTCGCGTCGTCCTCTCCGACGGACACCGCTGGACGAGGAACGGCCCCGACGAAGTCGCGGGCATCATCGACGACTGCAAGACCAACCGGCTGATCTGCGTCCTGGAGGTGCACGACACCACCGGCTACGGCGAGGACGCCGCGGCAGGCACCCTCGACCACGCCGCCGACTACTGGATCAGTCTCAAGGACGTACTCGCGGGCGAAGAGGACTACGTCATCATCAATATCGGCAACGAACCCTGGGGCAACACCGACCCCGCCGGCTGGACAGCGCCGACGACCGCCGCCGTCCAGAAGCTGCGTGGCGCGGGGTTCGCCCACACCATCATGGTGGACGCGCCCAATTGGGGCCAGGACTGGCAGGGTGTCATGCGCGCCAACGCCCAGGCCGTGTACGACGCCGACACCACGGGCAACCTGATCTTCTCGATCCACATGTACAGCGTCTACAGCACGCCTCAGGCGATCACCGACTACCTGCAGGCCTTCGTCGACGCCGGGCTGCCCCTTCTCATAGGTGAGTTCGGAGGACCCGCCGACCAGTGGGGGGACCCCGACGAGGACACCATGATGGCCACAGCCGAGGCACTCGACCTCGGTTACCTCGCGTGGTCCTGGAGCGGCAACACCGACCCGATCCTCGACCTGGCCATCGACTTCGATCCGAGCCGCCTGAGCTCCTGGGGTGAGCGCGTTCTCCACGGAACCAACGGCATCGCCCAGACCTCCCGGGAGGCCACCGTCTTCGGCGGTGGCGGAAACCCGGGCGACACGGAGGCCCCGACGGCCCCCGGTGCTCCGATCGCCTCCATGGTGACGGCGACCTCGACCATCCTCACCTGGCCCGCAGCGTCGGACAACGTTGCCGTCGCCGGTTACGACGTCGTCCGGGTGAGCGGCAGCGCCGAGACCGCAGCCGTCTCGTCCGCCACCACGAGGGCCACCGTGACGGGCCTTACCGCGGACACCGCGTACACATTCGCGGTGTACGCCCGTGACGCGGCCGGCAATCGCTCGGCCCGTTCCGCCACGGTGAACGTCACCACGGACAAGGGCGGGCCCGCGCCGGGCGTGAGCTGCTCCGTCGGTTACCGGGTGGTCGGCGAATGGCCCGGCGGATTCCAGGGTGAGATCACCATCCGTAACACCGGCACCACCGCCATCAACGGCTGGAACCTCGCCTTCGCCTTCGTCAACGGCCAGAAGCTCTCCAACCTGTGGGGCGGGACCGCTACGCAGAGCGGCCCGACGGTCAGCGTCGCCCCCGCCGGATACACGGCGGTGATCACAGCGAACGGCTCCATCGTGCTCGGCTTCACCGGCACCAAGAGCACCACCAACACGGCGCCGACGGCCTTCACGCTCAGCGGCAATACCTGCACGACGGCCTGA
- a CDS encoding spore-associated protein, producing MRFKRSALTAAALGALTVGATTALAAPASAAPNTTPQKVCGSAYKTVNSVPVGSLGTTYLTYNSSNGKNCVVTIRSNPGIAVNMSAWLYVPDTGDAAEDHGRYTSYAGPAYVYGKGHCVDWGGHINNVYVQVNNSNCAAMKENRLTFTR from the coding sequence ATGAGATTCAAGCGTTCCGCTCTGACCGCCGCCGCGTTGGGAGCCCTGACGGTGGGGGCCACGACCGCCCTGGCGGCCCCCGCCTCCGCCGCACCCAACACCACGCCGCAGAAGGTCTGCGGAAGTGCCTACAAGACCGTGAACTCGGTGCCCGTCGGCTCGCTGGGCACCACGTACCTGACGTACAACTCCTCGAACGGCAAGAACTGCGTCGTGACCATCCGCAGTAACCCGGGCATCGCCGTGAACATGTCCGCATGGCTTTACGTCCCCGACACCGGGGACGCGGCCGAGGACCACGGGCGGTACACGTCGTACGCGGGACCGGCCTATGTGTACGGCAAGGGCCACTGCGTCGACTGGGGCGGCCACATCAACAACGTGTACGTGCAGGTGAACAACTCCAACTGCGCCGCTATGAAGGAGAATCGGCTCACGTTCACACGCTGA